The Eriocheir sinensis breed Jianghai 21 chromosome 48, ASM2467909v1, whole genome shotgun sequence genomic sequence aAACGAATcgggtaaagaggaaggaatgcgACACTATAAAGTGCCTGTTCAGCAGCCCCAAATCTATCACTTGTACCAAAAAGATGATTGTCACTCACCATTCCACTGATTTGGCTTGACAATATCAAAGACCTTGTCAGGGCAGAGCTGGTGTTCATATGGCAAGGCTTCTTGATGAACCTGGTGGGTGTTTCCCAAAATTAAAGCAGAACCAATGGCATTACTGGATGTGTTATTTGATGCTGAGGGCCTGGAAGACTTGTCCCATGTCTGATGGAGGAACTCAGGTGCTGGACTAGTCTGGGGCAAAAAACTGGGAAATGAAGATGTTGATGGGTGAGGAGAATCATGACTGTTTGGCTGAATAGGGAGTGGCACTGGACATGTAGTGTCAGCCTTAGGATTGGGGAGGTTAGAGAAATATGGGGACACTACAacgacttcttctctttcctttggtCTAGAGCTCCCTTGTGGTTGCAGAAGCAGCTGTGATGGCAGTAAATACTGATACTGTTGTGGTTCTTGCTGGCACTGCCATGGTGGCAGTTGTTCATGCTGCTGTGGTAGTTGCTGGTATTGCCATGGTGTCAGGTGTGGTGACTGCATACATGTACCACTGTCTTGCTCCATGATATGCAGGTATTTGTGTGGATTAAATAGATCCTTTGAGGGGTGCTTGGCATAACTTCCCATGAGAATTTGAGGATCTGCTGATTTTGTTTGTGTGAAATATTTTGTATCACTGACCTGTGAAGAGCTATATTCATTGTTACCAGTTATTGGAATAACTGTAGCAGTGTGCTTAGAGCAGTTTCTTTGTGTTGGCTCCTCAGTTGTGACAACTGCAGTAGGAGGGAAGGTGCTATATGCAGCTGGGGGAACATTTGTATTGTGGAAATGAGAGTATGGATTTTTAGGAACTGCTTCATCACTTGCTTTGCAAGAGTATTCACTCTTGACATCATTTGCTCCAAATATTAAAACTTTTTCTGGCAAGTAATGGGACAAAGAAACTGAAGGaatctgtctcccttcctcctcacagcAGAGAGTTGTGTCTTCTGAACCTCTCCTATCCAGAGGGTATGTTTTTGCTGTGTTATTAGAGCCGTCAGAACTATAATGTGCATCAGCATCATCTGCATTTTGATAATAACTTTCTGCAGTCTTGcatttgtgtgtttgttcatcAGTATTGGTTAATACTGCCTCCTTACTTAGACAAGAATATCTGCCAATCTTGATGTCACGTATGGGCTCATCATGTATTAGCTTGTAGAGCATCTGAAATAACACAGAAGCATAAGATTCATGCAATCAGGCCAAAGTAGGTTTTAGTCCCCAAGCATGATGTTGTATTTGCCATTTTTCCACAAATGAGAAGGTAAATGATCAGCAGCCATACAGCAAGGTGGGTCTTACTGTTATTATTCTGTCTGGTATCCAGGGCAGGGCCTTCCTTAGCTGATGTACAGGGGACTCCAACACTTGTAGTAAGCTCATGGCTGTCAGAATCACCTGAAATATCATTTGAGAAGCTTTAGCCCTTTCAATAcagtgacgcagacgtcggcgtcacagtatggaaagggttaagaggaaatggaagaggattaatcctcttctaaacctcttaatcctcttccatttcctcttaagaggtttagaagagaattaagaggaaatgNNNNNNNNNNNNNNNNNNNNNNNNNNNNNNNNNNNNNNNNNNNNNNNNNNNNNNNNNNNNNNNNNNNNNNNNNNNNNNNNNNNNNNNNNNNNNNNNNNNNatatatatatatatatatatatatatatatatatatatatatatatatatatatatatatatttgatttttttgttatCACAAACTCTCGATGCTCTCACTGTCTTACGGTTTCAGCCTCTCGCCACCAAAACAACCCGCGGGGTGCTTTGGCTGAAAGCGTAAGACAGTGAGAGCATCGAGAGTTTGTGATACAAGTCTCTGATTACAAGGAAAAAACTCGGTCGATAAAGCAGACCTCTGTAACTGAGGAACGTTTCGTTGATAAGAAAAAAGACGTTATACTTGATATGGCTGTAGCAACCAAGGGATGTGACGCCAAGGCGAGGATCTTTGTGGTGTTCTGTACATTTCCTAAAGGGTTTCGGTCACTTAGAGCTCAGACCGCTCAAATTCCTTACGGTATCAGCAGCAGGTGACTGCCACTCATCTTCGCCCGCTCTATATTCACGTATAAAAAAGCGGCTGCATCCACAAAAAATCATCGTATGCAATACTGACACAAAACTTTTAGCAATATACGTTCCAGATTTCCTGTGCCTAGTAATGAAACGAAATATTTCATATCAATTAAAATTCAGAAGTCATTCTCACGAAGATATACACGAGATAAGAACGCATCTATAAGTAGGTTGATAATGCAAATACCAGGTCCTTCGTATCGCCGCTGAGCCTGGGGATGAGCTTACCCCGAGACGCACATCAGAACTCCGACTGACTATCAACTTGCAGGGCGTCGAGGCGCAGCCCCACCAGCTGTAGCCACTTTTCACGGTAAGGCTGACTTGCAGGGGAAAATACACTAAGCTAACACTTTACTTATGGGATAAAAATGAAGGGCAGCCGCTGCATAGTGATCCGCACATTGACCAGGGGCCTAAACACGTCTGACATGGGTTACCGACTCTCTCTCCTTGTGTGTTCAGATGGACTTGTGGGATGCTACCACACTCGACACAGAATTGAACTACACAGAACCAGACAATGACACGGTAGTGGTTGAGGAGCGGTGGCGTCAGGTCCTGGACAacgtcaacaccatcatcatgacCAGCAACACCATCACTCTCATGCTGGGGATGGGCGCCGCCATCTCCGTCATGGAGGTAAGGGCGGGATCACCAGCCATCGAAGATAACATTATTCTCATCGTAGAGTTTTGTTATAAAGTCTGCATGCTATAGGACGCCGGAGTAGTTGCGGTCAGGGGTCTGCAGAACTCCTCCTTTCCAGCTGTGGGGACACGCTAAGAAGCCCGTGGGGGCCGTCATCGGCATGGTGGGACAGTTCGCAGTGCTGCCAGCTATTGGTTTCTGCCTCTCGGTAGGCTTCAAGCTGAAGCCCTACGAGGCACTGGGAGTCCTCATCATTTCTTGCTGTCCCGGCGGAGCTTTCTCTAACTTCTTT encodes the following:
- the LOC126981571 gene encoding uncharacterized protein LOC126981571 (The sequence of the model RefSeq protein was modified relative to this genomic sequence to represent the inferred CDS: added 60 bases not found in genome assembly); translated protein: MSSHERLLLSLPCINSISAQVILTAMSLLQVLESPVHQLRKALPWIPDRIITMLYKLIHDEPIRDIKIGRYSCLSKEAVLTNTDEQTHKCKTAESYYQNADDADAHYSSDGSNNTAKTYPLDRRGSEDTTLCCEEEGRQIPSVSLSHYLPEKVLIFGANDVKSEYSCKASDEAVPKNPYSHFHNTNVPPAAYSTFPPTAVVTTEEPTQRNCSKHTATVIPITGNNEYSSSQVSDTKYFTQTKSADPQILMGSYAKHPSKDLFNPHKYLHIMEQDSGTCMQSPHLTPWQYQQLPQQHEQLPPWQCQQEPQQYQYLLPSQLLLQPQGSSRPKEREEVVVVSPYFSNLPNPKADTTCPVPLPIQPNSHDSPHPSTSSFPSFLPQTSPAPEFLHQTWDKSSRPSASNNTSSNAIGSALILGNTHQVHQEALPYEHQLCPDKVFDIVKPNQWNDDTRTSEPTSHHSQQGQGPPSIYDFQRNVGAVRPGHNTSEDAQRLFYKKVPGWGAQTKLVINSS